In Rhizobium sp. WSM4643, the following are encoded in one genomic region:
- a CDS encoding ABC transporter substrate-binding protein, producing the protein MNFMLKNAAFGGRRIVSMAAAAGLLLAGAGAASATTVVKWLHLELDPKNVAAWEDIVKKYEAQHPDVDIQMQFLENEAFKAKLPTLLQSDDVPDFFFSWGGGVLKQQSETGALQDVTAALDGDGGKLRSAYTPASVDGLTFDGKTWAIPYKVGLVSFFYNKTLFAKAGVKAEDIKTWSDFLATVQKIKAAGIVPIAGGGGEKWPIHFYWSYLVMREGGQKVFEAAKNGEGEGFLDPAIIKAGDDLAELGKLEPFQPGYLGATWPQTLGVFGDGKAAMILGFEATEANQRKNAGDGKGLSSDNIGRFVFPTVEGGAGKPTDTLGGLNGWAVTKKASKEALDFLAFLTNAENERAMAKAGMLLPVAVGADDGVVNPLLAESAKQLAGSTWHQNFFDQDLGAAVGRVVNDVSVEIVSGQMNSKDGAQMIQDAFELEQ; encoded by the coding sequence ATGAATTTTATGCTGAAGAACGCCGCTTTCGGCGGCAGGCGCATTGTATCCATGGCTGCGGCAGCCGGCCTGTTGTTGGCGGGAGCGGGCGCCGCCTCGGCGACGACGGTGGTGAAATGGCTGCATCTCGAGCTCGACCCGAAAAACGTCGCGGCCTGGGAAGACATCGTCAAGAAATACGAAGCCCAGCATCCCGACGTCGACATCCAGATGCAGTTCCTCGAAAACGAGGCCTTCAAGGCCAAGCTTCCGACATTGCTCCAGTCCGACGACGTGCCGGATTTCTTTTTCAGCTGGGGCGGCGGCGTGTTGAAGCAGCAGTCCGAAACCGGCGCGCTCCAGGATGTGACGGCAGCGCTTGATGGCGATGGCGGCAAGCTGCGCAGCGCCTATACCCCGGCTTCGGTCGATGGCCTGACTTTCGACGGCAAGACCTGGGCCATTCCCTACAAGGTCGGTCTCGTCAGCTTCTTCTACAACAAGACGCTGTTTGCCAAGGCGGGCGTCAAAGCCGAAGACATCAAGACCTGGAGCGATTTTCTCGCCACGGTTCAGAAGATCAAGGCGGCCGGCATCGTGCCGATCGCCGGCGGCGGTGGTGAGAAATGGCCTATCCATTTCTACTGGAGCTATCTCGTCATGCGCGAGGGCGGCCAGAAGGTGTTCGAAGCGGCCAAGAACGGCGAGGGCGAAGGTTTCCTTGATCCCGCTATCATCAAGGCCGGCGACGACCTCGCCGAACTCGGCAAGCTCGAGCCGTTCCAGCCCGGCTATCTCGGTGCGACCTGGCCGCAGACGCTCGGCGTTTTCGGCGACGGCAAGGCTGCGATGATCCTCGGCTTTGAAGCGACCGAGGCCAACCAGCGCAAGAATGCCGGCGACGGCAAGGGGCTTTCATCAGACAATATCGGCCGTTTCGTCTTCCCGACGGTCGAAGGCGGCGCCGGTAAACCGACCGATACGCTTGGCGGCCTGAACGGCTGGGCCGTCACCAAGAAGGCCTCCAAGGAAGCGCTCGATTTCCTCGCCTTCCTCACCAATGCGGAAAACGAGCGGGCGATGGCCAAGGCCGGCATGTTGCTTCCCGTTGCCGTCGGCGCCGATGACGGCGTCGTCAATCCGCTGCTCGCCGAATCGGCAAAACAGCTTGCCGGTTCGACCTGGCATCAGAACTTCTTCGACCAGGATCTCGGCGCGGCCGTCGGCCGTGTCGTCAACGACGTCTCCGTGGAAATCGTCTCCGGCCAGATGAATTCCAAGGACGGTGCCCAGATGATCCAGGACGCTTTCGAGCTGGAACAATAA
- a CDS encoding ThuA domain-containing protein, which produces MREALIVWGGWSGHEPQECAEIIKTMLEEDGFKVYLEHGTEALADPSVHDLSLVVPIMTMSKIEKEEVKNLATAIESGVGIAGYHGGAGDAFRDSVDYQFIIGGQWVAHPGNIIDYTVNITRPDDPLMEGIADFPYTSEQYYMHVDPSNEVLATTKFTGEHAYWIDGVVMPVVWKRKYGKGRVFYSSLGHQAKEFDVPQMKTIFRRGANWAAR; this is translated from the coding sequence ATGCGTGAAGCACTGATCGTCTGGGGCGGCTGGAGCGGGCATGAGCCGCAGGAGTGCGCCGAAATCATCAAGACCATGCTCGAGGAAGACGGTTTCAAGGTCTATCTCGAACACGGCACCGAGGCGCTTGCCGACCCTTCCGTCCATGATCTCAGCCTCGTCGTGCCGATCATGACGATGTCGAAGATCGAGAAGGAGGAGGTCAAGAACCTCGCCACGGCGATCGAAAGCGGCGTCGGCATCGCCGGCTATCACGGCGGCGCGGGCGATGCCTTCCGCGATTCCGTCGACTACCAGTTCATCATCGGCGGCCAGTGGGTGGCTCACCCCGGCAACATCATCGACTATACCGTCAACATCACACGGCCTGACGATCCGCTGATGGAGGGCATCGCCGATTTCCCCTATACGTCAGAGCAATATTACATGCATGTCGACCCCTCGAACGAGGTTCTGGCGACGACGAAGTTCACCGGCGAACACGCCTACTGGATCGACGGCGTCGTCATGCCCGTCGTCTGGAAACGGAAATACGGCAAGGGCCGGGTCTTCTATTCCTCGCTCGGCCATCAGGCCAAGGAATTCGACGTTCCCCAGATGAAGACCATCTTCCGCCGCGGCGCCAACTGGGCGGCGCGGTGA
- a CDS encoding Gfo/Idh/MocA family protein translates to MERVGIGIIGCGNISGAYLTAMASFPILDIRGVADLNRELAEAKAKEFNVPARSIEELFADPKVEIIVNLTIPKAHVAVALQALEAGKHTYSEKPLGINFAEGKKLADAAKARNLRIGAAPDTFLGGGHQTARALIDQGVIGQPVGGSASFMCPGHERWHPNPDFYYEVGGGPMLDMGPYYITDLVNLLGPVSQVAGFATTPRAERLITSEPRNGERIPVHVPTHVTGMMAFANGAVVQIAMSFDVAGHKHVPLEVYGTEGTLIVPDPNKFAGPVEYLKKGGPFEDQPVTAPYADGNYRSLGVADMAHAIRSNRPHRANGDLALHVLEVMEAFHTAAATGRTVAISTAVERPAPLSQSIVDGRLAK, encoded by the coding sequence ATGGAGAGAGTCGGTATCGGCATCATCGGATGCGGCAATATTTCAGGCGCCTATCTCACGGCGATGGCATCCTTTCCCATTCTCGACATTCGCGGCGTTGCCGATCTCAATCGGGAGTTGGCCGAGGCGAAGGCTAAGGAATTCAACGTTCCCGCCCGATCGATCGAAGAGCTTTTCGCCGATCCGAAGGTCGAGATCATCGTCAATCTGACGATCCCGAAAGCCCATGTCGCGGTCGCGCTGCAGGCGCTCGAGGCCGGCAAACATACCTATTCGGAAAAGCCGCTCGGGATTAATTTCGCGGAAGGGAAAAAATTGGCGGATGCCGCCAAGGCGAGGAATCTGCGCATTGGTGCTGCCCCCGACACCTTCCTCGGCGGTGGCCACCAGACGGCCCGCGCGCTGATCGACCAGGGCGTCATCGGCCAGCCGGTCGGCGGCTCGGCGAGCTTCATGTGCCCGGGCCATGAGCGCTGGCATCCGAACCCGGACTTCTATTACGAAGTCGGCGGCGGGCCGATGCTCGACATGGGTCCCTATTACATCACCGATCTCGTCAATCTTCTCGGACCGGTTTCGCAAGTTGCGGGTTTTGCGACGACGCCGCGCGCCGAACGGCTGATCACCAGCGAACCGCGCAATGGCGAGCGCATTCCCGTGCATGTGCCGACCCATGTCACCGGCATGATGGCCTTTGCCAACGGCGCCGTCGTCCAGATCGCCATGAGCTTCGATGTCGCCGGCCACAAGCATGTGCCGCTTGAGGTCTACGGCACCGAAGGCACGCTGATCGTTCCCGATCCCAACAAGTTCGCCGGCCCGGTGGAATATCTGAAGAAGGGTGGGCCGTTCGAGGACCAACCGGTCACCGCGCCCTATGCCGACGGCAACTACCGCTCGCTCGGCGTTGCCGACATGGCGCATGCGATCCGCTCCAACCGGCCGCACCGCGCCAATGGCGACCTGGCGCTGCATGTGCTCGAAGTCATGGAAGCCTTCCACACCGCCGCTGCGACCGGCCGGACAGTGGCGATATCAACGGCAGTGGAGCGCCCTGCCCCCTTGTCCCAATCCATCGTCGACGGACGGCTGGCGAAATAA
- a CDS encoding IS91 family transposase, producing the protein MAAGLEVADIFRRHGERYRQTHDAHLGRVERRVMSAVEMCRTARLGGHVQQCQDCATLRIAYNSCRNRHCPKCQGQASRDWLAARQADLLPVGYFHVVFTLPQQIAAIAFQNKNAVYTILFRAVAETLRKLAADPRHLGAEIGFIAVLHSWGQNLHYHPHIHCIVPGGGLSFDQSRWVACRASFFLPVRVLSRLFRRLFLDELKQAYENWANFGSSATSPSLADPAAFNRTVKEARRVNWIVYAKPPFAGPEQVLAYLGRYTHRIAISNSRLVSIDGNKVTFRWKDYRTGGKQKVMTLDAHEFIRRFLLHTVPDGFHRIRHYGLLANGHRQLKLDLCRSLLNVPTQEQPLEQPDAKPPPVAHRCPCCGGRMSILGTWKPHQPTCRSAWNDSS; encoded by the coding sequence ATGGCGGCGGGACTGGAGGTGGCGGACATTTTTCGCCGCCACGGGGAAAGATATCGTCAAACACACGACGCTCATCTCGGGCGTGTCGAACGCCGGGTCATGAGTGCGGTCGAGATGTGCCGGACCGCTCGCCTGGGCGGGCATGTCCAGCAATGTCAGGACTGCGCGACGCTCCGCATCGCCTACAATTCCTGCCGCAACCGGCATTGCCCGAAGTGCCAGGGACAGGCGAGCCGTGACTGGCTTGCCGCGCGGCAGGCCGACCTTCTGCCGGTCGGCTATTTCCACGTCGTCTTCACCCTACCGCAGCAGATCGCCGCAATCGCCTTCCAGAACAAGAATGCCGTTTACACGATCCTGTTTCGCGCCGTCGCCGAAACGCTGCGCAAGCTTGCTGCGGATCCCAGACATCTGGGTGCGGAGATCGGCTTCATCGCGGTGCTGCACTCCTGGGGACAGAACCTCCATTATCACCCGCATATCCATTGCATCGTGCCGGGCGGTGGGTTGTCATTCGACCAGTCCCGCTGGGTTGCTTGCCGGGCAAGCTTCTTCCTGCCCGTGCGGGTTCTGTCACGCCTGTTCCGGCGGCTGTTTCTCGACGAGCTGAAGCAGGCCTACGAGAACTGGGCCAACTTCGGTTCTTCGGCGACATCGCCAAGCTTGGCCGATCCAGCCGCATTCAATCGCACTGTCAAAGAAGCGCGGCGTGTCAACTGGATCGTCTACGCCAAGCCGCCCTTTGCCGGGCCCGAACAGGTGCTGGCCTATCTCGGCCGTTACACCCATCGCATTGCTATCTCCAATTCCCGCCTCGTCAGCATCGATGGAAACAAGGTCACCTTCCGATGGAAGGATTATCGAACGGGCGGCAAGCAGAAGGTGATGACGCTCGATGCTCACGAGTTCATCCGCCGTTTCCTGCTTCACACGGTTCCGGACGGCTTTCATCGCATTCGTCATTATGGTCTGCTTGCCAATGGCCATCGGCAATTGAAGCTGGACTTGTGCCGCAGCCTGCTCAACGTCCCAACGCAGGAGCAGCCGCTCGAACAGCCGGACGCAAAGCCACCACCTGTGGCGCACCGCTGCCCCTGTTGTGGCGGAAGGATGAGCATCCTCGGCACCTGGAAGCCGCATCAACCAACCTGCCGGTCAGCATGGAACGACAGTTCATGA
- a CDS encoding ROK family transcriptional regulator, which translates to MKTADPELMRAINRLNVLDTIRRHGPISRIEISERTELSTTTVSAITASLLDDGLILPRHEGDIRNEAVRGRPRVALELNPDAARVVGAKIAANRMVFIVTNFRGDVLSKLALPIRIDRQPIGVIADLVEDGVRRCVVDAGLSLEDVDSVCLGFPGVIEHRTGYIRSSPIFRDTNVDFAAEMSTRLATPTIVESDAHAITLGHHWFGKARDLEDMVLISLEQTLGLGVLHGNSLFRGAGGLSHNLGDLVLGMGPNGVIRLFSQAGESAILGEQPADGRFAEAIRLGRGMNHAQALIKADDDRLISAAIRAGEAVGLTIANIVTLFAPPRVILVGSSLALGEPFLNSLRDAYALAIPPSLKGVSELVFDDSSDDFWAQGAAAVALYELYESPWSTTGPAL; encoded by the coding sequence ATGAAGACCGCAGATCCAGAATTGATGCGCGCGATCAATCGCTTGAACGTGCTCGATACCATCCGGCGCCATGGTCCGATCTCGCGCATCGAGATCAGCGAACGCACCGAGCTTTCCACCACCACCGTTTCCGCCATCACCGCGTCGCTGCTCGACGACGGGCTGATCCTGCCGCGCCATGAAGGCGACATCCGCAACGAGGCGGTGCGCGGCAGGCCGCGCGTGGCGCTGGAGCTCAATCCGGATGCCGCCCGCGTGGTGGGCGCCAAGATCGCCGCCAACAGGATGGTCTTCATCGTCACCAATTTCCGCGGCGACGTGCTGTCGAAGCTCGCCTTGCCGATCCGCATCGACCGGCAGCCGATCGGCGTCATCGCCGATCTCGTCGAGGACGGCGTCAGGCGTTGCGTCGTCGATGCCGGGCTGTCGCTCGAGGATGTCGACAGCGTCTGCCTCGGCTTTCCCGGCGTCATCGAGCACCGCACCGGCTATATCAGAAGCAGCCCGATCTTTCGCGACACCAACGTCGATTTCGCCGCCGAGATGTCGACGCGGCTGGCAACGCCGACCATCGTCGAAAGTGATGCGCACGCCATCACGCTTGGCCATCACTGGTTCGGAAAGGCGCGTGATCTCGAGGATATGGTATTGATTTCGCTGGAACAAACGTTGGGGCTCGGCGTGCTGCACGGCAACAGCCTGTTTCGCGGCGCCGGCGGCCTCAGCCACAATCTCGGCGACCTCGTGCTCGGCATGGGGCCGAACGGCGTCATCCGGCTTTTCAGCCAGGCCGGCGAAAGCGCCATCCTCGGCGAACAACCAGCCGACGGGCGTTTTGCCGAAGCGATCCGGCTCGGCCGCGGCATGAACCATGCGCAGGCGCTGATCAAGGCCGATGACGACCGGCTGATAAGCGCCGCCATCCGCGCCGGCGAAGCGGTGGGATTGACCATCGCCAACATCGTCACGCTGTTTGCGCCGCCCCGCGTCATCCTTGTGGGCTCGAGCCTGGCGCTTGGCGAACCCTTTCTGAACAGCCTGCGCGATGCCTATGCGCTCGCCATTCCGCCCTCGCTGAAGGGGGTGAGCGAACTCGTCTTCGACGATTCGAGCGATGATTTCTGGGCGCAGGGCGCGGCTGCCGTGGCGCTCTACGAGCTTTACGAATCGCCCTGGAGCACGACCGGGCCGGCGCTCTGA
- a CDS encoding tyrosine-type recombinase/integrase yields MTEISPLRRRMIDDMTIRNLSPATQRSYLHAVTKFSRYFGRSPDRLGLEDVRAFQVHLVSSGLSWPALNQTVCALRFFFGVTLGHGEIPERIAYARTPAKLPTILNGDEIVRFLEAVPSLRTRTALTTAYAAGLRASEAVHLKVRDIDGERGIIRVEHGKGGKDRNVMLSAQLLAILRVYWRLARPEVWLFPGRDETKPIDVQVLYSACRSACTAAGIDKRVTVHTLRHSFATHLLESGTDIRIIQVLLGHNNLSTTARYTKVSNTLIRSTTSPLDRLTLEVVPPG; encoded by the coding sequence ATGACAGAGATAAGCCCGCTGCGCCGGCGCATGATCGATGACATGACGATCCGCAATCTTTCGCCAGCGACGCAACGATCGTATTTGCATGCGGTGACCAAGTTCTCGCGTTATTTCGGGCGATCGCCAGACCGTCTTGGACTGGAAGACGTGCGCGCGTTTCAGGTGCATCTGGTATCATCGGGCCTATCGTGGCCGGCCTTGAACCAGACAGTTTGTGCCCTGCGGTTCTTCTTTGGCGTCACGCTCGGTCATGGCGAGATACCGGAGCGCATTGCCTATGCCCGGACACCCGCCAAGCTTCCGACGATCCTAAACGGCGACGAGATCGTGCGGTTTCTGGAAGCAGTTCCGAGCCTGAGAACCCGCACCGCACTGACGACAGCTTATGCAGCGGGGCTGCGCGCCTCGGAAGCTGTCCATCTCAAGGTCCGCGACATTGATGGCGAACGCGGCATCATCCGTGTCGAGCATGGCAAGGGCGGAAAGGATCGCAACGTCATGCTGTCAGCGCAGTTGCTCGCGATCCTGCGGGTCTATTGGCGGCTGGCGAGACCCGAGGTCTGGCTGTTTCCAGGCCGGGACGAGACCAAGCCCATAGACGTCCAGGTTCTGTATTCTGCCTGCCGTTCGGCGTGCACTGCTGCCGGCATCGATAAAAGGGTGACGGTCCATACGCTGCGTCACAGCTTTGCCACCCATCTTCTGGAAAGCGGAACCGACATCCGCATCATCCAGGTCTTGCTCGGCCACAACAATCTGTCCACCACGGCACGCTACACGAAGGTTTCCAATACCCTGATCCGCAGCACGACCAGCCCGCTCGACCGGCTGACGTTGGAGGTGGTGCCGCCAGGCTGA